From one Geoalkalibacter halelectricus genomic stretch:
- a CDS encoding formylglycine-generating enzyme family protein — MKSLLWILLFVILSACSPPKAAQGSNLPHADPEIQALIERTLGAMIFVEGGSFMMGDQKTTFINTFGDEVYGYFHPMYQDSRPAHKVTLDSYYMGRYEITYGEHDVFTAATGRAPTMQRQLGVPWRSPEHPAGVSWQGANDYCAWLGEQTGLPFALPTEAQWEYAARSRGKVVPFATDTGLIEPGVNYTDDSNRYPYPPGKFPPNPLGFYDMSGNVYEWVADWYDPEYYSKSPGINPQGPKTGTEKVYRGGGIRNSPGGSSVVIRGKTAELLNYEVVSWGFRCVINTDQNGGHGVGPR; from the coding sequence GTGAAGAGTTTATTGTGGATCCTGCTCTTCGTTATATTAAGCGCCTGCAGCCCACCCAAGGCGGCTCAAGGATCGAATTTGCCCCATGCCGATCCGGAAATTCAAGCGCTGATCGAGCGCACCCTGGGCGCTATGATTTTCGTCGAAGGGGGCAGCTTTATGATGGGCGATCAGAAAACGACTTTTATTAACACCTTCGGCGACGAAGTTTATGGCTATTTCCATCCCATGTACCAAGATTCCCGCCCTGCCCACAAAGTCACCCTCGACAGCTACTACATGGGCCGCTACGAGATCACCTACGGCGAGCATGACGTCTTCACCGCCGCGACCGGACGCGCGCCGACCATGCAGCGCCAACTCGGAGTCCCCTGGCGCTCCCCCGAACACCCGGCAGGCGTGAGCTGGCAGGGGGCCAACGATTACTGTGCCTGGCTCGGTGAGCAAACCGGGCTGCCCTTTGCCCTGCCCACCGAAGCCCAGTGGGAATATGCGGCGCGCAGCCGGGGCAAAGTGGTGCCCTTCGCCACCGACACCGGTCTTATTGAGCCGGGGGTCAACTATACGGATGATTCCAACAGGTATCCTTATCCGCCGGGAAAGTTTCCACCCAACCCCTTGGGTTTTTACGACATGAGCGGCAATGTTTATGAGTGGGTGGCGGACTGGTATGATCCGGAATATTACAGCAAATCTCCCGGGATCAATCCCCAGGGGCCGAAAACGGGCACGGAAAAAGTTTATCGGGGCGGAGGTATTCGCAACTCTCCCGGAGGAAGTTCCGTCGTTATTCGAGGGAAAACGGCAGAGTTGTTGAACTATGAAGTAGTTTCCTGGGGTTTCCGCTGCGTCATCAACACCGACCAGAATGGGGGTCATGGGGTCGGACCAAGGTAA